One bacterium genomic region harbors:
- a CDS encoding NADH:ubiquinone oxidoreductase — MKPRVGMFAFTCCEGCGLAVIECENELLDVLSLIDLVEWREGLSEKANPPELEIALVEGSISTHADEQKLKAIRERAKVLVALGACAHTGGLNALKNRYGMNQVKQMVYGEAGAQFDTIPARPLSAVVPVDLFLPGCPIDRTEFLSVVRDVALGKAPRLPDYPLCVECKKKENVCVFFQGRFCMGPVVRAGCGAICPTHGDGCEACRGLVSHPNEQAHKETLAEHGLKVDEVLMHFNMFNSYQEDQPA; from the coding sequence ATGAAGCCACGGGTCGGCATGTTTGCCTTCACCTGCTGCGAGGGCTGCGGCCTCGCAGTGATCGAGTGTGAGAACGAACTGCTCGATGTGCTCAGCCTCATTGACCTGGTCGAGTGGCGTGAGGGCCTCAGCGAGAAGGCCAATCCGCCGGAGTTGGAAATCGCGCTGGTGGAGGGCAGCATCTCCACCCACGCCGACGAGCAGAAGCTCAAGGCGATCCGCGAGCGCGCGAAGGTTCTGGTAGCCCTCGGCGCCTGCGCCCACACCGGCGGCCTGAACGCCCTCAAGAACCGCTATGGCATGAACCAGGTCAAGCAGATGGTCTATGGCGAGGCGGGGGCACAGTTCGATACCATTCCCGCCCGGCCGCTCAGCGCCGTCGTGCCGGTGGACCTGTTCCTGCCCGGCTGCCCCATTGACCGCACGGAGTTCCTGAGCGTGGTGCGGGACGTGGCTCTGGGCAAGGCCCCGCGTCTGCCCGACTACCCGCTGTGCGTGGAGTGCAAGAAGAAGGAGAACGTCTGCGTGTTCTTCCAGGGTCGCTTCTGCATGGGCCCGGTGGTCCGCGCCGGGTGCGGCGCGATCTGCCCGACCCACGGGGACGGCTGCGAGGCCTGCCGGGGCCTGGTGAGCCACCCCAACGAACAGGCCCACAAGGAAACGCTGGCCGAGCACGGACTGAAGGTGGACGAGGTGCTGATGCACTTCAACATGTTCAACAGCTACCAGGAAGACCAACCGGCGTAA
- a CDS encoding FAD/NAD(P)-binding protein, with amino-acid sequence MAATCQCEANRQLYVPKLAVLEHITPQTPLETLLQFRFEDGQPLGHRAGQFVEVSLPGIGEAPISIASAPCEDPIFELCVRRVGNVTTALHNLQEGALVGIRGPYGNGFPDEALHGQDVLIVAGGIGLIPVRPLIHHIMCNRFDYGTFTLLYGMKRPEEMLFRDEVEQWQASDAVDLHLTIDRPHPDWSGHVGVITTLFPDLDPDPARTRAVVVGPPIMYRFVILECQNKALADENIILSLERNMKCGVGKCGHCQINNKYVCLDGPVFTYSELKHMWEAI; translated from the coding sequence ATGGCCGCCACCTGCCAGTGTGAAGCCAATCGCCAACTGTACGTGCCCAAGCTGGCCGTTTTGGAGCACATCACCCCGCAGACGCCGCTGGAGACGCTCCTCCAGTTCCGCTTCGAGGACGGCCAGCCGCTGGGGCACCGCGCGGGGCAGTTCGTAGAGGTCTCGCTCCCCGGGATCGGCGAGGCGCCGATCTCGATCGCGTCGGCCCCCTGTGAGGACCCCATCTTCGAGCTGTGCGTGCGCCGCGTCGGCAATGTGACGACGGCGCTGCACAACCTGCAGGAGGGGGCGCTGGTGGGCATCCGTGGGCCCTACGGGAACGGGTTCCCAGACGAGGCCCTCCACGGGCAGGACGTCCTGATCGTGGCCGGCGGCATTGGTCTGATCCCGGTGCGGCCGCTGATCCACCACATCATGTGCAACCGCTTCGACTACGGTACCTTCACGCTGCTGTACGGGATGAAGCGACCGGAGGAGATGCTGTTCCGGGACGAGGTCGAACAGTGGCAGGCGAGCGACGCGGTGGACCTGCACCTGACCATAGACCGGCCGCACCCCGACTGGTCCGGGCATGTCGGGGTCATCACCACCTTGTTCCCGGACCTGGACCCGGACCCGGCGCGGACTCGCGCCGTGGTCGTCGGCCCGCCCATCATGTACCGCTTCGTGATCCTCGAGTGCCAGAACAAGGCCCTCGCGGATGAGAACATCATCCTGTCGCTGGAGCGCAACATGAAGTGCGGCGTGGGCAAGTGCGGGCACTGCCAGATCAACAACAAGTACGTCTGCCTCGATGGCCCCGTCTTCACCTACTCGGAGCTGAAGCACATGTGGGAGGCGATCTGA